The following is a genomic window from Thermus caldifontis.
AGGCTTTTGGGGGTTCACATGCAAGAAAGGAGCATGGTGTACAAAGTTAGGGGCGCAAATCACCCCTTATCTCTCATGTCTGCTAGTGGTGTCAAGTAGCAAACGAAGGAATGAAGCTTCATGTTACGGGCAAGCCCCAAAGGTACGATACCACGCCCTATTCTGCGCGCTCTTCAAGCTTTAGCCCAAAGCCCCATCAATGCCTCCGCCTTGGCCATGGCGGAGGGGCAAGACTTTGCCCACGACACCCTTTACCGGGCCCTGAACCAACCCCTGGCCCTGTTCTTCCAATACGCCTTGGAGCTTTGCCAAAGGATGGGCGGGCTGAAGCGAGGTTACCTGATCCTTGATGACGTCCTCATCCAGCGCTACCGCTCAGGCAAGCTGGGCCTGAGGAAGGCCCGGGACACCTCCACGGGGGGCTGGGTGTATGGACTGTCCCTGGTGGTGCTAGGGTGGACGGACGGAAAGCGGCGGATTCCCCTGGCCTTCCTCCCCTACTTTGGTGGGGAAGAGGAGAGCAAGCTGGACCTAGCCCTGGCCCTGCTGAGTTGGGCAAGGGAGGAGGGTTTCCAGCCGGAGGGGGTACTGTTTGACGCTTGGTATGCGGCAAAGCAGGTCCTGGGGTGGCTCCATGCCCACGGCTGGCCTTTTGTCACGAGGTTCAGGTGTAACCGTGTGCTGGAGGGTGTTCAGCTCAGGAGGCATGGGGGAACCCGCTGGGTGAAGGCGGGGAGGCTGAGGGGCCTGAGCTTTGCTGTGGGGGTGCTCAAGCATGGGGGGAAGTTCTACGGGACGAATCGGGCGGGATGGTGGGGGATGAAGATGAAGGAGGTCTACCGGATACGGCAGGGGATTGAGGAGATGTTCCGTGGGCTGCAGCAGGAGTTGGGGTGGACGGGGCATCGGCACTGGCGTAGGGCCAAGCTGCTGGCCCATCTGGCCTTGGGGCTGGTGGTTTATGGGCTGATTGAGTGTCAGCGAGAGGGGCTGGGGTTAAGCTTCTACCAATGCCGACGGAGACTGATAGCAGGTAAGCTGAAGTTGGACCTCAGCCCTCTGTTATCCGTGCAGGGACAGACTGCGTAAGTCCAGTTTTATCTGAGCTCCGACAACAAGGGATGGGGTCTAGTGGGTGATGCCAACGGTACTGCGGTAACCAACTTCCCTTACCGCCCTGTGAGCGGGTTCGCCAGCGGGGACCGGTACGTGGCCATGGCTGTTGCTGGTGACAACTCCAACGTGCTGGAGCGCTTCAAGGGATTCACAGCCGGAAATGCCAGCCTTACCTTGCCCAATCCTTGGCCAACAGGTAGCCTTACCGTGACTTGCGAAGCCCATCCCACGGTGAGCGGCCTCGCCTATACAGACCCCAACCTGCGTGCCTATGGGGTCGAGCTTAAAGACAGCTCCCTCATCTACCAGGTAACGCTGAGCAAAGGGTGGCTGGGCAGTGCCACCAGCTATGGTGTACCGGATCTTTCCAGCCAGCTTGCCTATACCCCCTTCGCCTCGTTCACCACGGTCTATGTTTCCGTGAGCGCCATCCTCTCTCCCCAGCCAGTCCTGGGGTTAGATAGCAGTGACCCCGCCTCTTTTAGCGCCACTACCGACATCTCCCTTGTGCACGCCATCGACTCTTATACCCAGAGCGGCACAGGCAGCATCAGCCTTCCCTAGCCAGAGGGAGCTTTGTGGCGGCAGGGTGCCCCATTGGGTACCCTGCCTTGTCTACAATGGGGGCCATGGTGCCTTTGGAAACCCTCAGGGCCTGGCTCCTCGAGGACCTCGGCCACAGGGACCTCACCACGGCCCTCACGGTGCCGGAGGACCTAACGGGTCAGGCGGTCATCGTGGCCAAAGAAGAAGGGGTCATCGCTGGGCTTCCCATCGCCCAGGAGGTGTTTTCCCTGGCGGATGCCCGCATTGCCTTCACCCCGTTGCTGCAGGAAGGTGAAAGGGCAAGACTAGGCCAGGAGGTGGCCCGCCTCGAGGGGCCCCTAAGGGGCATCCTGGCCGGGGAAAGGCTGGCCCTCAACCTCCTGCAGCGCCTCTCGGGCATCGCCACCCTCACCCGGGCCTACGTGGAGGCCCTAGCGGGTACCAAGGCCCAGGTCCTGGACACCCGCAAGACCACTCCGGGCCTCAGGGCCCTGGAGAAGTATGCGGTGCGGGTGGGCGGGGGGAAGAACCACCGCTTTGGCCTCTTTGACGGCATCCTCATCAAGGAAAACCACATCCGGGCGGCAGGGGGTGTAGCCGAGGCGGTGCGGAGGGCCAAGGCCCATGCCCCCCACTACCTCAAGGTGGAGGTGGAAGTGACGAACCTGGCCGAGCTGGAAGAGGCCTTGGAGGCGGGAGCCGACCTGATCCTGCTGGATAACTTCCCCCTCGAGGACCTCCAGGAAGCTGTACGCCGGGCGGGGGGGCGGGTGCCCCTGGAGGCCAGCGGCAACATGACCCTGGAAAGGGCCCGGGCCGCCGCCCAAGCGGGTGTGGAGTATGTGAGCGTAGGGGCCCTCACCCATTCCGCCAAGGCCTTGGATCTCTCCCTCCTGGTGGTGCAGCCATGATGGCATGGTGTGCTACCATAAGGGCATGGTGCGGACCCAGGTACAGCTCACCGAGGAACAGGCCCAGCGCCTAAAGGCCCTGGCCCAGGAGGAAGGGGTATCCCTGGCGGAGCTGGTGCGCCGGGCGGTGGAGGGGTATCTCCAGGAGAAGGGGAACGGGAGTTTTTCCGAGCGGGCGGAGCGGGCCTTGGCCGTGGTGGGCCGCTTTGCCTCGGGCCATGGGGATGTGAGCCAGGAGCACGACCGCTACCTGGCCCTGGATGAGGAGCGCCTTGGCCGTCTTCGTTGACACCTCCGCCCTTTACGCCCTCCTGGACCGGGACGACGCCCGGCACCCAGAGGCGGCGGAAGGGTTTCGCCGCCTCCTGGCGGCTCGCGAGCGCCTGGTCACCCACAGCTACGTGGTGGTGGAAAGCGTGGCCCTGGTCCAAAGGGGATTGGGCCTCGAGGCGGTGCGGGCCCTTTGCCACGGCATTTTGGAGGTGGTCCATACGGTTCCCGTGGACGAGGACCTGCATCGGGCGGCCCTGACCGCCCTCCTGGCCTCCGGGAGGAGGGACATCAGCCTGGTGGACTGGACCAGCTTTTTCTTCATGCAAAGAAAGGGTTTGCGCAAGGCTCTGGCCTTTGACCAGCGTTTTTGGGAACAGGGCTTCAGCCCAGTGGAAGCGTAAAGCATGGAAAGGGATCTTCTCATCCAAGAGGTGCTCCGCCTGAAGGCAAAGCGGCAGGCGGTGATCCTGGCCCACTCCTACCAGCTCCCCGAGGTGCAGGAGGTGGCGGATTTCGTGGGGGACTCCCTGGGCTTAGCCCGGGAGGCCCAGAGGACCCAGGCCAGGGTCATCGTTTTCGCCGGGGTGCACTTCATGGCGGAAACCGCCGCCATCCTGAACCCAGAGAAGACCGTCCTCCTTCCCGACCTGGA
Proteins encoded in this region:
- a CDS encoding transposase, which translates into the protein MLRASPKGTIPRPILRALQALAQSPINASALAMAEGQDFAHDTLYRALNQPLALFFQYALELCQRMGGLKRGYLILDDVLIQRYRSGKLGLRKARDTSTGGWVYGLSLVVLGWTDGKRRIPLAFLPYFGGEEESKLDLALALLSWAREEGFQPEGVLFDAWYAAKQVLGWLHAHGWPFVTRFRCNRVLEGVQLRRHGGTRWVKAGRLRGLSFAVGVLKHGGKFYGTNRAGWWGMKMKEVYRIRQGIEEMFRGLQQELGWTGHRHWRRAKLLAHLALGLVVYGLIECQREGLGLSFYQCRRRLIAGKLKLDLSPLLSVQGQTA
- a CDS encoding ribbon-helix-helix domain-containing protein produces the protein MVRTQVQLTEEQAQRLKALAQEEGVSLAELVRRAVEGYLQEKGNGSFSERAERALAVVGRFASGHGDVSQEHDRYLALDEERLGRLR
- a CDS encoding type II toxin-antitoxin system VapC family toxin, translated to MAVFVDTSALYALLDRDDARHPEAAEGFRRLLAARERLVTHSYVVVESVALVQRGLGLEAVRALCHGILEVVHTVPVDEDLHRAALTALLASGRRDISLVDWTSFFFMQRKGLRKALAFDQRFWEQGFSPVEA
- the nadC gene encoding carboxylating nicotinate-nucleotide diphosphorylase; this translates as MVPLETLRAWLLEDLGHRDLTTALTVPEDLTGQAVIVAKEEGVIAGLPIAQEVFSLADARIAFTPLLQEGERARLGQEVARLEGPLRGILAGERLALNLLQRLSGIATLTRAYVEALAGTKAQVLDTRKTTPGLRALEKYAVRVGGGKNHRFGLFDGILIKENHIRAAGGVAEAVRRAKAHAPHYLKVEVEVTNLAELEEALEAGADLILLDNFPLEDLQEAVRRAGGRVPLEASGNMTLERARAAAQAGVEYVSVGALTHSAKALDLSLLVVQP